A genomic region of Bombus pyrosoma isolate SC7728 linkage group LG6, ASM1482585v1, whole genome shotgun sequence contains the following coding sequences:
- the LOC122568139 gene encoding dihydrolipoyllysine-residue acetyltransferase component 1 of pyruvate dehydrogenase complex, mitochondrial-like isoform X2: MAQMMIPRIALLSIKNSNRLIPRIFVPLKYQRLCFHTSWVLDVTGKEVLMPSLSPTMESGTIVKWLKKEGDKIEPGDALADIQTDKAVVTMEVDDESVLAKIIVQEGTKDIKVGTLIALTVDVDEDWKSVEMPDSVSATPAAPSSTPSAPTAATAAPTASTSAPPPPGQTNVSMPALSPTMTTGTIVKWLKKEGEEIEPGDALAEIQTDKAVMTFEIEDEGVFAKILVPEGSQVEVGQLIAIMVEKGMDWKNVVIPTTTKPSAATAPSAEAAPASVTADKTPVPSGQVYGLAVKRLLEEYGLSAQSVKGTGRPNRLLKSDVLAYIQANNLKKVAPKTAAPKLEKGRKEPGDVPSKAHVPSGRPSTYEDIPVSNIRGVIAKRLGESKSNIPHSYAFVDIKIDKLNEIRSELKADGIKVSINDFVTKATAHALIECPFINTLYQNDQIIRMPRVDISVAVATETGLITPIIFDTSAKSVADISQNIKELAEKARNGRLKPEEFQGGTFTISNLGMFGIKQFSAIINPPQTAILAVGSGREELDAALQKITKMSTTLSYDRRAIDEDQAADFLAVLKAMLEDPSFLVAGRLRALRYAQN; encoded by the exons ATGGCGCAAATGATGATACCTAGAATTGCACTTTTATCTATTAAGAATAGTAATCGGCTAATACCTCGAATATTTGTGCCGTTAAAATATCAACGATTATGTTTCCATACAAGTTGGGTTCTCGATG tcACAGGAAAGGAAGTCTTAATGCCTTCCTTGTCACCTACTATGGAAAGTGGTACTATTGTCAAATGGTTAAAAAAGGAAGGTGACAAAATTGAACCAGGGGATGCGCTCGCTGATATCCAAACTGATAAGGCAGTCGTTACTATGGAAGTTGACGATGAGAGTGTTCttgcaaaaataatt gTGCAAGAAGGAACCAAAGATATCAAAGTAGGAACATTAATAGCACTTACTGTTGATGTAGACGAAGATTGGAAATCCGTGGAAATGCCAGATAGCGTTTCAGCTACACCTGCAGCTCCATCATCAACACCCTCTGCAccaacagcagcaacagcgGCACCTACTGCGAGCACATCAGCTCCACCACCTCCTGGCCA aACAAATGTCAGTATGCCAGCACTATCACCAACTATGACTACAGGTACAATTGTAAAGTGGCTTAAAAAGGAAGGAGAGGAGATAGAACCGGGAGATGCACTGGCAGAAATTCAAACGGACAAAGCTGTTATGACTTTTGAAATTGAGGATGAAGGCGTATTTGCAAAAATCCTT GTTCCTGAAGGAAGTCAAGTGGAAGTAGGACAATTAATTGCCATTATGGTAGAAAAGGGAATGGATTGGAAAAATGTTGTTATCCCGACAACTACAAAACCATCTGCAGCTACTGCACCATCTGCAGAAGCTGCTCCAGCTTCAGTGACTGCAGATAAAACACCTGTACCAAGCGGACa AGTTTATGGTTTAGCAGTAAAGCGATTGTTGGAGGAATACGGGTTAAGTGCACAATCGGTCAAAGGTACTGGACGACCTAATCGATTACTAAAAAGTGATGTTTTAGCGTATATTCaagcaaataatttaaagaaagttGCACCAAAAACAG CTGCACCTAAACTTgaaaaaggtagaaaagaACCAGGCGATGTACCTTCAAAAGCACATGTACCTAGTGGCCGTCCTTCCACGTATGAAGATATCCCAGTTTCTAATATACGTGGTGTTATTGCTAAGAGACTCGGAGAATCAAAA AGTAATATTCCACATTCTTATGCGTTCGTCGATATTAAGATTGATAAACTAAATGAAATACGTAGCGAACTAAAAGCTGACGGTATTAAAGTCTCGATAAACGATTTCGTTACGAAAGCAACCGCACACGCACTAATCGAATGCCCATTTATTAATACGTTGTATCAAAACGATCAA ATAATTCGTATGCCAAGGGTGGATATCTCTGTCGCTGTTGCTACAGAAACAGGTCTTATTACACCAATTATTTTTGATACTTCAGCTAAAAGTGTAGCAGATATTTcgcaaaatattaaagaacTAGCCGAGAAAGCTAGAAACGGTCGATTAAAACCTGAAGAATTCCAAGGAGGAACATTCac aatatccAATTTGGGAATGTTTGGTATTAAACAATTCAGTGCAATCATAAATCCTCCTCAAACTGCAATACTTGCAGTTGGAAGTGGTCGTGAGGAACTAG ATGCCGCGCtacaaaaaataacaaaaatgtcAACAACTTTATCGTATGATAGGCGTGCAATTGATGAAGACCAAGCAGCCGACTTTTTGGCTGTTTTAAAAGCTATGTTAGAAGATCCAAGTTTTCTCGTCGCTGGAAGATTACGAGCGCTAAGATACGCACAGAACTGA
- the LOC122568139 gene encoding dihydrolipoyllysine-residue acetyltransferase component 1 of pyruvate dehydrogenase complex, mitochondrial-like isoform X1: MAQMMIPRIALLSIKNSNRLIPRIFVPLKYQRLCFHTSWVLDVTGKEVLMPSLSPTMESGTIVKWLKKEGDKIEPGDALADIQTDKAVVTMEVDDESVLAKIIVQEGTKDIKVGTLIALTVDVDEDWKSVEMPDSVSATPAAPSSTPSAPTAATAAPTASTSAPPPPGQTNVSMPALSPTMTTGTIVKWLKKEGEEIEPGDALAEIQTDKAVMTFEIEDEGVFAKILVPEGSQVEVGQLIAIMVEKGMDWKNVVIPTTTKPSAATAPSAEAAPASVTADKTPVPSGQVYGLAVKRLLEEYGLSAQSVKGTGRPNRLLKSDVLAYIQANNLKKVAPKTAAAPKLEKGRKEPGDVPSKAHVPSGRPSTYEDIPVSNIRGVIAKRLGESKSNIPHSYAFVDIKIDKLNEIRSELKADGIKVSINDFVTKATAHALIECPFINTLYQNDQIIRMPRVDISVAVATETGLITPIIFDTSAKSVADISQNIKELAEKARNGRLKPEEFQGGTFTISNLGMFGIKQFSAIINPPQTAILAVGSGREELDAALQKITKMSTTLSYDRRAIDEDQAADFLAVLKAMLEDPSFLVAGRLRALRYAQN; this comes from the exons ATGGCGCAAATGATGATACCTAGAATTGCACTTTTATCTATTAAGAATAGTAATCGGCTAATACCTCGAATATTTGTGCCGTTAAAATATCAACGATTATGTTTCCATACAAGTTGGGTTCTCGATG tcACAGGAAAGGAAGTCTTAATGCCTTCCTTGTCACCTACTATGGAAAGTGGTACTATTGTCAAATGGTTAAAAAAGGAAGGTGACAAAATTGAACCAGGGGATGCGCTCGCTGATATCCAAACTGATAAGGCAGTCGTTACTATGGAAGTTGACGATGAGAGTGTTCttgcaaaaataatt gTGCAAGAAGGAACCAAAGATATCAAAGTAGGAACATTAATAGCACTTACTGTTGATGTAGACGAAGATTGGAAATCCGTGGAAATGCCAGATAGCGTTTCAGCTACACCTGCAGCTCCATCATCAACACCCTCTGCAccaacagcagcaacagcgGCACCTACTGCGAGCACATCAGCTCCACCACCTCCTGGCCA aACAAATGTCAGTATGCCAGCACTATCACCAACTATGACTACAGGTACAATTGTAAAGTGGCTTAAAAAGGAAGGAGAGGAGATAGAACCGGGAGATGCACTGGCAGAAATTCAAACGGACAAAGCTGTTATGACTTTTGAAATTGAGGATGAAGGCGTATTTGCAAAAATCCTT GTTCCTGAAGGAAGTCAAGTGGAAGTAGGACAATTAATTGCCATTATGGTAGAAAAGGGAATGGATTGGAAAAATGTTGTTATCCCGACAACTACAAAACCATCTGCAGCTACTGCACCATCTGCAGAAGCTGCTCCAGCTTCAGTGACTGCAGATAAAACACCTGTACCAAGCGGACa AGTTTATGGTTTAGCAGTAAAGCGATTGTTGGAGGAATACGGGTTAAGTGCACAATCGGTCAAAGGTACTGGACGACCTAATCGATTACTAAAAAGTGATGTTTTAGCGTATATTCaagcaaataatttaaagaaagttGCACCAAAAACAG caGCTGCACCTAAACTTgaaaaaggtagaaaagaACCAGGCGATGTACCTTCAAAAGCACATGTACCTAGTGGCCGTCCTTCCACGTATGAAGATATCCCAGTTTCTAATATACGTGGTGTTATTGCTAAGAGACTCGGAGAATCAAAA AGTAATATTCCACATTCTTATGCGTTCGTCGATATTAAGATTGATAAACTAAATGAAATACGTAGCGAACTAAAAGCTGACGGTATTAAAGTCTCGATAAACGATTTCGTTACGAAAGCAACCGCACACGCACTAATCGAATGCCCATTTATTAATACGTTGTATCAAAACGATCAA ATAATTCGTATGCCAAGGGTGGATATCTCTGTCGCTGTTGCTACAGAAACAGGTCTTATTACACCAATTATTTTTGATACTTCAGCTAAAAGTGTAGCAGATATTTcgcaaaatattaaagaacTAGCCGAGAAAGCTAGAAACGGTCGATTAAAACCTGAAGAATTCCAAGGAGGAACATTCac aatatccAATTTGGGAATGTTTGGTATTAAACAATTCAGTGCAATCATAAATCCTCCTCAAACTGCAATACTTGCAGTTGGAAGTGGTCGTGAGGAACTAG ATGCCGCGCtacaaaaaataacaaaaatgtcAACAACTTTATCGTATGATAGGCGTGCAATTGATGAAGACCAAGCAGCCGACTTTTTGGCTGTTTTAAAAGCTATGTTAGAAGATCCAAGTTTTCTCGTCGCTGGAAGATTACGAGCGCTAAGATACGCACAGAACTGA
- the LOC122568141 gene encoding serine/threonine-protein kinase PAK 1, which translates to MSLNITKLFSRKKTGPVDTVAEIGLPTNVSHKFHVSKNAETGQLEGLPESWIRLLNTQISKSEQDENPAAALQAIKYYNYSMKRKPEEKVFKPFVTEDLIEEESQEIDKILSKKRHSEDSDGSSSASSTDSQVQRLPELPPKVNKIPKPTPRIYPDRVEKTLTEILEDLNTYQIEDDQLPENESEQNKVEESPILRRKTECSTVRLNDEEIFEELRAICHDGDPNLRFEKTKEVGAGASGTVFIASDVQTDQKVAIKDIDLSKQPKKELILTEIKVLKEFQHPNLVNFLDAYLLNEHLWVIMELLEGGPLTDVVTETIMKEAQIAAVCREVLNAISFLHTRGIIHRDIKSDNVLLGMNGAVKVTDFGFCANIDGDEKRQTMVGTPYWMAPEVVTRKQYGKKVDIWSLGIMAIEMIEGEPPYMKETPLRALYLIAAIGKPSIPRWDTLSPTFQNFLERCLAVEVDERATADELLSHPFLENCAELTSLIPLIRTAQRILHKVFH; encoded by the coding sequence ATGAGTCTTAATATAACAAAGTTATTTTCAAGGAAGAAAACTGGCCCGGTTGATACAGTCGCTGAGATTGGTTTACCTACTAACGTTTCTCATAAATTTCATGTGAGTAAAAATGCCGAGACTGGACAATTGGAAGGTCTTCCCGAATCTTGGATTCGCCTGTTGAATACGCAAATATCAAAATCAGAACAGGATGAGAACCCTGCTGCAGCTTTACAagccattaaatattataattattctatgaaACGAAAACCAGaggaaaaagtatttaaacctTTTGTTACGGAAGATTTGATCGAGGAAGAGTCtcaagaaattgataaaattttgtcgaaGAAACGTCACTCTGAAGATTCTGATGGATCGAGCTCTGCAAGTTCTACGGATAGTCAAGTGCAAAGGTTACCCGAACTTCCACCAAAAGTGAATAAGATTCCAAAACCCACACCACGAATATATCCTGATAGGGTTGAGAAAACTCTTACTGAGATTCTTGaagatttaaatacatatcaaATTGAAGATGATCAGTTGCCTGAGAATGAAAGTGAACAAAATAAAGTAGAAGAGAGTCCTATTTTGCGAAGGAAGACAGAATGTTCAACGGTAAGGCTTAATGATGAAGAGATTTTTGAAGAACTTCGAGCTATCTGCCACGATGGAGATCCAAATCTTCGCTTTGAAAAAACTAAAGAAGTTGGAGCTGGTGCTTCAGGTACTGTATTCATAGCTAGCGACGTACAAACTGATCAAAAAGTTGCTATAAAAGACATAGATTTATCAAAGCAGCCTAAAAAAGAACTTATATTGACTGAAATTAAAGTTCTCAAAGAATTTCAACATCCAAACCTGGTTAATTTCTTGGATGCATACCTTTTAAATGAACATCTCTGGGTTATTATGGAATTATTAGAAGGTGGGCCACTTACAGATGTTGTTACTGAAACTATAATGAAAGAAGCACAAATTGCAGCAGTTTGTAGAGAAGTTCTAAACGCAATTAGTTTTTTACATACAAGAGGAATTATTCATAGAGATATCAAATCAGATAATGTACTTCTTGGTATGAACGGTGCTGTGAAAGTTACAGATTTTGGTTTTTGTGCTAATATCGATGGTGACGAAAAACGTCAAACTATGGTTGGTACTCCATACTGGATGGCACCAGAAGTAGTGACCAGAAAACAATATGGTAAAAAAGTAGATATTTGGTCTTTAGGTATTATGGCTATTGAAATGATAGAAGGTGAACCACCTTATATGAAAGAAACACCTTTAAGagctttatatttaattgctGCCATTGGTAAACCTTCTATTCCTAGGTGGGATACTCTAAGCCCGACATTTCAAAACTTCTTAGAGAGATGTTTGGCAGTTGAAGTCGATGAAAGGGCAACTGCTGATGAATTATTGTCTCAtccatttttagaaaattgcgCAGAATTAACAAGTCTGATACCCTTAATAAGAACAGCGCAAAGAATTCTTCATAAAGTGTTtcactaa